In Camelina sativa cultivar DH55 chromosome 17, Cs, whole genome shotgun sequence, the genomic stretch aaagataaaaactttcatttctaaattttgaaaacatacCTTAGGCTATTACTACTATTGCTACCGCTACTACCGCTCATCTTTGTGCTTAACTCAGACATTTTATTCCACCACTCTTTATCCTCTTCTCTCACAAGCTCATCACAGATCGAAGGTCTTGGTGAAACCTGAGAATCTTTAACCGTATCCTCCcccttctgcttcttcttcttcttcttattcttcttcttcttggtcgtATTTGCCTTACCTCCTAAGCTAACCGGAAACATCATTTTAAGAAGAAACCCACCATCGAATCCTCCTCCAGACCTATTCGGATCAATCCTTTTATCACTCTTCGTCTTCTTAACAACCTTACTCGGCTTATCTTCTCTTTCAGGCAATTCATCGAACACCTTCCGTTCATTCTCTTGATTCACCTTCACTTCAACAAGATCTTTCAACGAAAGCTCGTAACACGACTCGGGCATCTTACTAACCATCTCCATAAGCTCTCGCTGACCACGAGCTATAGCCTGTGCTTTAGAATCAGGCGAAAGGCTCCAGTAATCTTCCGGCCGGTGAAAAGGACTCCTCGGAGGACTTTTTGTCCACAAAGTAGGCGAACTGACGCCGGAATCTGAGTGATCATTGGGTATACTTGGAAAACACAAATGGGTATTGGAGGATTTAGCTGAAGAAGGATCTAACATCGTGACGATTTTGcaagacttgaaaaaaaatctgagctttttgttttagaaacaAGTCCTTAGTTTTATAACAGAACAAAACTTGATTGACCTGTTCTGTAGCATATACTCTTTTTGTGATTTATAGTAAAAAGGATTTTGTGCTTTTAATTTAAAACGTCACGTTGTCCTC encodes the following:
- the LOC104756498 gene encoding uncharacterized protein LOC104756498; translated protein: MLDPSSAKSSNTHLCFPSIPNDHSDSGVSSPTLWTKSPPRSPFHRPEDYWSLSPDSKAQAIARGQRELMEMVSKMPESCYELSLKDLVEVKVNQENERKVFDELPEREDKPSKVVKKTKSDKRIDPNRSGGGFDGGFLLKMMFPVSLGGKANTTKKKKNKKKKKKQKGEDTVKDSQVSPRPSICDELVREEDKEWWNKMSELSTKMSGSSGSNSSNSLRGGKRSCLPFLWKAHSKE